The following are from one region of the Microbacterium sp. BK668 genome:
- the recF gene encoding DNA replication/repair protein RecF, translated as MIVEQLSLVDFRNYAAADITLAPGPNVFIGRNGQGKTNLAEAIAFFATLGSHRVSSDAPMVRDGADAAIVRARLSHGERRVLLEAQVNRAGSNKARVNGAAVKTSELPRYAQVVLFAPEDLQIVRGDPSARRRFADQLLVQRAPRMSGVLADYDRVLKQRTALLKSARARGIRGDALSTLDVWDDKLVALGTQVIEARLALADELASPLAAAYAAIAGADHRPELRWALSVGGSDPEEDDAEDDTTDAAASTGVADVFRAALATRRTAELDRGLTLVGPHRDDLVLRVRGLPVKGYASHGESWSVALALRLASAELLRAESRLGDPVLILDDVFAELDSERRARLADLVGGYEQVVVTAAVEQDVPSVLRAHVVRVEAGRILESTDA; from the coding sequence GTGATCGTGGAGCAGCTCAGTCTCGTCGACTTCCGCAACTACGCGGCGGCCGACATCACGCTCGCTCCGGGCCCCAATGTGTTCATCGGTCGCAACGGCCAGGGGAAGACCAATCTGGCCGAGGCGATCGCCTTCTTCGCCACGCTCGGCTCGCATCGCGTCTCCAGCGACGCCCCGATGGTCCGTGACGGAGCGGATGCCGCGATCGTGCGAGCACGGCTCTCGCACGGCGAGCGCCGCGTGCTGTTGGAGGCCCAGGTCAACCGCGCCGGCTCCAACAAGGCGCGCGTCAACGGGGCGGCGGTGAAGACCTCCGAGCTCCCGCGATATGCGCAGGTCGTGCTCTTCGCGCCGGAGGATCTCCAGATCGTCCGCGGCGACCCTTCGGCCCGGCGCCGCTTCGCCGACCAGCTGCTCGTCCAGCGCGCTCCGCGCATGAGCGGCGTGCTCGCCGACTACGACCGGGTGCTCAAGCAGCGCACCGCACTGCTGAAGTCGGCGCGGGCGCGCGGCATCCGCGGCGACGCCCTCTCGACGCTCGACGTGTGGGACGACAAGCTCGTCGCGCTCGGGACGCAGGTGATCGAGGCGCGCCTCGCGCTCGCGGACGAGCTCGCGTCCCCGCTCGCGGCCGCGTACGCAGCCATCGCCGGCGCCGACCACCGGCCGGAGCTGCGGTGGGCGCTGTCGGTGGGGGGATCCGACCCCGAAGAGGACGACGCTGAGGACGATACGACGGATGCCGCGGCCTCCACCGGCGTCGCCGACGTGTTCCGCGCAGCGCTCGCCACGCGTCGCACGGCGGAGCTGGACCGCGGCCTCACCCTGGTGGGACCGCACCGTGACGACCTCGTGCTCCGCGTCCGCGGCCTGCCGGTCAAGGGATACGCGTCGCACGGCGAGTCGTGGTCGGTCGCGCTCGCGCTGCGCCTCGCCTCGGCCGAGCTTCTGCGCGCGGAGTCCCGGCTCGGTGATCCCGTGCTCATCCTCGACGACGTCTTCGCCGAGCTGGACAGCGAGCGACGCGCTCGCCTGGCGGACCTCGTCGGCGGCTACGAGCAGGTCGTCGTCACGGCGGCGGTCGAACAGGACGTCCCGTCGGTGCTGCGCGCGCACGTCGTGCGCGTCGAGGCGGGCAGGATCCTGGAGTCGACGGATGCCTGA
- the dnaN gene encoding DNA polymerase III subunit beta produces MRFHVNRDVFSEAVSFVVKLLPQRNPQPILAGVLIEANDEGLSLAAFDYEASARTTIEATVDEPGTILVHGRLLSEIASRLPNAPIQIAVDDDGGILLTCGSARFTLASMPVQEYPAIPEVSGDSGLVPSEDFATAIAQVAFAASRDDVTPVLTGVQLEASGTQLSLVATDRYRVALREIPWDGGSAASDEPTTALVPARTLTEVGKTFSHSGDISIAFSGSGDREIIAFTAGNKTVTSLLIKGNFPPVRRLFPDATEHHAVVNTAELAEAVRRVSLVLDRSAPLRFTFTAESVSMDASGTEQARASESVDATLVGEEVTLGLNPQYLLESLGAVRSEFARITFTSSENANKLSPVLITPQTSVDKDGEGSFKYLLQPNLLLR; encoded by the coding sequence ATGAGGTTCCACGTCAATCGCGATGTCTTCAGCGAGGCGGTCTCGTTCGTCGTGAAGCTGCTCCCGCAGCGCAACCCCCAGCCGATCCTGGCCGGTGTGCTGATCGAGGCGAACGACGAGGGCCTCTCGCTCGCGGCATTCGACTACGAGGCCTCCGCCCGGACCACGATCGAGGCGACCGTCGACGAGCCCGGCACGATCCTCGTCCATGGGCGGCTGCTCTCCGAGATTGCCAGCCGTCTGCCGAATGCACCCATCCAGATCGCGGTCGATGACGACGGCGGCATCCTGCTGACGTGCGGGTCGGCGCGGTTCACCCTGGCATCGATGCCGGTGCAGGAGTATCCGGCCATCCCCGAGGTCTCGGGCGACTCCGGTCTCGTCCCGTCGGAGGACTTCGCCACGGCGATCGCCCAGGTGGCCTTCGCCGCCTCGCGCGACGATGTCACGCCGGTGCTCACGGGCGTGCAGCTCGAGGCGTCGGGAACGCAGCTGAGCCTCGTCGCGACGGACCGCTACCGCGTCGCCCTTCGCGAGATCCCGTGGGACGGGGGGTCGGCCGCATCGGACGAGCCGACCACAGCGCTCGTCCCCGCGCGCACGCTCACGGAGGTCGGCAAGACGTTCTCGCACAGCGGCGACATCTCCATCGCGTTCTCGGGCTCGGGCGACCGCGAGATCATCGCCTTCACCGCCGGCAACAAGACCGTCACGTCACTGCTCATCAAGGGCAACTTCCCGCCGGTCCGCCGGCTCTTCCCGGACGCGACCGAGCACCACGCCGTCGTGAACACCGCCGAGCTCGCCGAGGCCGTGCGCCGCGTGTCGCTCGTGCTCGACCGCAGCGCGCCGCTGCGCTTCACATTCACCGCCGAAAGCGTGTCGATGGATGCCTCGGGCACCGAGCAGGCGCGCGCGTCGGAGTCGGTCGATGCCACTCTCGTCGGCGAGGAGGTGACGCTCGGGCTCAACCCGCAGTACCTCTTGGAGTCGCTCGGCGCGGTGCGCAGCGAGTTCGCACGCATCACCTTCACCTCGAGCGAGAACGCCAACAAGCTCAGCCCCGTGCTCATCACGCCGCAGACCTCGGTCGACAAGGACGGCGAGGGCTCCTTCAAGTACCTCCTGCAGCCCAACCTCCTGCTGCGCTGA
- the dnaA gene encoding chromosomal replication initiator protein DnaA, whose product MAQHDIPDVPVWAAVLDELTVDDRVTPQLHGFLNLAVPQGVMSGTLYLDVPNDLTAAQINKRMRAPIMEALSRVPQADPVATTFRVVVNPDLADQHLTVPIPVQTPGHSAVAPAPAPTGVIRPRIDEPVDLTSARTDSRLNPKYTFDNFVIGQSNRFAHAAAVAVAEAPAKAYNPLFIYGDSGLGKTHLLHAIGDYAISLYAGIRVRYVSSEEFTNDFINSIANNRGSAFQARYRDVDILLIDDIQFLQGRAETQEAFFHTFNTLHDHDKQVVITSDVPPKHLTGFEDRMRSRFEWGLITDVQAPDLETRIAILRKKAQSERLHIPDEVLEYIATVVSSNIRELEGALIRVSAFASLNRSTLDMSLAQTVLRDIVDQDDANVISPTDIITATAAYFKLSVDDLYGSSRSQAVATARQIAMYLCRERTSLSLPKIGQLFGNRDHTTVMYAYKKISDLMKERRSIYNQVSEITAQLGRNGR is encoded by the coding sequence ATGGCTCAGCACGACATTCCAGATGTTCCCGTCTGGGCGGCTGTGCTGGATGAGCTGACGGTCGACGATCGCGTCACTCCACAGCTCCACGGCTTCCTCAACCTCGCCGTGCCCCAGGGTGTCATGAGCGGGACGCTCTACCTCGATGTGCCCAACGACCTCACGGCCGCTCAGATCAACAAGCGCATGCGGGCCCCCATCATGGAGGCTCTTTCGCGCGTCCCGCAGGCCGATCCGGTCGCGACCACCTTCCGCGTGGTAGTCAATCCCGACCTCGCCGATCAGCACCTGACGGTGCCCATCCCGGTCCAGACGCCGGGACATAGCGCGGTGGCTCCCGCTCCCGCGCCCACCGGGGTCATCCGTCCCCGCATCGACGAGCCGGTTGACCTGACCTCCGCGCGCACCGATTCGCGGCTGAACCCGAAATACACCTTCGACAACTTCGTCATCGGCCAGTCCAACCGCTTCGCGCATGCGGCCGCGGTCGCCGTCGCCGAAGCACCGGCGAAGGCCTACAACCCGCTCTTCATCTACGGTGACTCGGGCCTCGGCAAGACACATCTGCTCCACGCCATCGGCGACTACGCGATCAGCCTGTATGCCGGCATCCGCGTGCGCTACGTCTCGAGCGAGGAGTTCACGAACGACTTCATCAACTCGATCGCGAACAACCGCGGCTCCGCATTCCAGGCGCGGTATCGAGACGTGGACATCCTCCTCATCGACGACATCCAATTCCTCCAGGGCCGCGCCGAGACGCAGGAGGCGTTCTTTCACACCTTCAACACGCTGCACGACCACGACAAGCAGGTCGTGATCACCAGCGACGTCCCGCCCAAGCACCTCACCGGCTTCGAGGACCGCATGCGCAGCCGGTTCGAGTGGGGGCTCATCACCGACGTCCAGGCGCCCGACCTCGAGACGCGCATCGCGATCCTCCGCAAGAAGGCGCAGTCCGAGCGCCTGCACATCCCCGACGAGGTGCTCGAGTACATCGCGACCGTCGTGTCGTCGAACATCCGCGAGCTCGAGGGCGCTCTCATCCGCGTCTCGGCGTTCGCGAGCCTCAACCGGTCGACCCTCGACATGTCGCTCGCGCAGACGGTGCTCCGCGACATCGTCGATCAGGACGACGCGAACGTCATCTCGCCGACCGACATCATCACCGCCACGGCGGCCTACTTCAAGCTGTCGGTCGACGACCTCTACGGGTCGAGTCGCTCCCAGGCGGTCGCCACGGCTCGCCAGATCGCGATGTACCTCTGCCGCGAACGCACAAGCCTGTCGCTGCCCAAGATCGGTCAGCTCTTCGGCAACCGCGACCACACGACGGTCATGTATGCCTACAAGAAGATCAGCGACCTCATGAAGGAGCGCCGCTCCATCTACAACCAGGTCTCCGAGATCACCGCTCAGCTCGGCCGCAACGGCCGCTGA
- the rpmH gene encoding 50S ribosomal protein L34, with protein sequence MSKRTFQPNNRRRAKKHGFRARMRTRAGRAILSARRAKGRTELSA encoded by the coding sequence ATGAGCAAGCGCACCTTCCAGCCCAACAACCGTCGTCGCGCCAAGAAGCACGGCTTCCGTGCCCGCATGCGCACCCGCGCCGGTCGCGCCATCCTCTCGGCTCGTCGCGCCAAGGGGCGCACCGAGCTCTCGGCCTGA
- the rnpA gene encoding ribonuclease P protein component, with amino-acid sequence MLARPNRLTRGAEYKAVVRRGRRCAAAHTVTYVMTSADSGAARFGFIVSKQVGSAVVRNTVRRRLKAVCREALGDVRPGAEVVIRALPSAAGADYSELRDEVQRCLARRAAA; translated from the coding sequence GTGCTGGCGAGGCCGAACCGACTCACCCGCGGAGCGGAATACAAGGCCGTCGTCCGTCGGGGACGCCGTTGCGCGGCCGCGCACACCGTCACCTACGTCATGACCTCGGCCGACTCCGGTGCGGCCCGGTTCGGGTTCATCGTCAGCAAGCAGGTCGGATCAGCCGTCGTGCGCAACACCGTGCGCCGACGGCTGAAGGCTGTCTGCCGCGAGGCCCTGGGCGACGTCCGACCCGGTGCGGAAGTCGTGATCCGCGCGCTCCCTTCGGCGGCCGGCGCGGACTACTCCGAACTGCGTGACGAAGTTCAGCGCTGCCTGGCCCGAAGGGCGGCCGCATGA
- the yidD gene encoding membrane protein insertion efficiency factor YidD, with translation MSVLPAYAVGEGRLEASTVPAAVPLIPRNLGLSLLHAYRATISHTYGDVCKYYPSCSAYAVGAVQQHGLLKGSALTAARIARCHPWAEGGIDDVPPHRRFRYDLTPHGFVVPLRKD, from the coding sequence ATGAGCGTGCTGCCGGCATATGCCGTCGGCGAGGGCCGGCTCGAGGCATCCACTGTTCCTGCTGCGGTGCCGCTCATCCCCCGCAACCTCGGCCTGTCTCTCCTGCACGCGTATCGCGCCACCATCTCGCACACGTATGGAGATGTCTGCAAGTACTACCCGTCGTGCTCGGCCTACGCGGTCGGTGCCGTGCAGCAGCACGGACTTCTGAAGGGCAGCGCCCTCACCGCGGCCCGGATCGCCCGCTGCCACCCATGGGCAGAGGGCGGCATCGATGACGTCCCGCCACACCGGCGGTTCCGTTACGACCTGACCCCGCACGGTTTCGTCGTGCCCCTGAGAAAGGACTGA
- the yidC gene encoding membrane protein insertase YidC — protein sequence MLASSTPAPQAGGGFDLIGIILWPLKWLVELVLVAWHALFTFIGLPPGAGLTWVLAIIGLVLVVRSAMIPLFVRQIKSQRKMMEIAPELRKVQEKYKGKKDQLSREAMSRETMALYKKHGTTPVSSCLPLLVQMPVFFALFSVLNDVSRHARQGIGGVGLLNAELTQSFYNAKLFGVASLHETLIDAFNTGNTAAIAILLTLVVLMIVSQFFTQLQIISKNLSPEAKTGQAYQMQKVMLYILPFAFVFSGVFFPLGVVIYWFVSNLWTMGQQFLVIREMPTPGSEAAKAREERLARKGKAIDSSGKVVPMEKYQAEQQRLLEEAERARAAAPKRQQPVSKQRAKKQGQKGGSPKPGTGGSGGASGKQPGTANT from the coding sequence CTGCTAGCTTCCAGTACCCCCGCGCCCCAGGCCGGCGGGGGCTTCGATCTCATCGGCATCATCCTCTGGCCGCTGAAGTGGCTCGTCGAGCTCGTGCTCGTCGCGTGGCATGCCCTCTTCACCTTCATCGGTCTTCCGCCGGGCGCCGGCCTCACGTGGGTGCTGGCGATCATCGGCCTCGTCCTCGTCGTGCGCTCGGCGATGATCCCGCTCTTCGTGCGTCAGATCAAGAGCCAGCGCAAGATGATGGAAATCGCCCCTGAACTGCGGAAAGTTCAGGAGAAGTACAAGGGCAAGAAGGACCAGCTGTCACGCGAGGCCATGAGCCGCGAGACGATGGCCCTGTACAAGAAGCACGGGACGACACCGGTGTCGAGCTGCCTCCCGCTCCTCGTGCAGATGCCCGTGTTCTTCGCGCTCTTCAGCGTGCTCAACGACGTCTCCCGGCACGCCCGCCAGGGGATCGGCGGCGTCGGCCTGCTGAACGCGGAGCTGACCCAGTCCTTCTACAACGCGAAGCTCTTCGGCGTGGCCTCTCTGCACGAGACGCTCATCGACGCCTTCAACACCGGCAACACGGCGGCGATCGCGATCCTCCTGACGCTCGTCGTCCTGATGATCGTGTCGCAGTTCTTCACCCAGCTGCAGATCATCTCGAAGAACCTGTCCCCCGAGGCCAAGACCGGCCAGGCGTACCAGATGCAGAAGGTGATGCTCTACATCCTTCCGTTCGCCTTCGTCTTCTCGGGTGTCTTCTTCCCGCTCGGCGTCGTCATCTACTGGTTCGTCTCGAACCTGTGGACGATGGGCCAGCAGTTCCTCGTCATTCGCGAGATGCCCACCCCCGGCTCGGAAGCGGCGAAGGCCCGGGAGGAGCGCCTGGCCCGCAAGGGCAAGGCGATCGACTCCTCGGGCAAGGTCGTCCCCATGGAGAAGTACCAGGCCGAGCAGCAGCGGCTCCTCGAGGAGGCCGAGCGTGCTCGCGCCGCCGCTCCGAAGCGTCAGCAGCCGGTCAGCAAGCAGCGCGCGAAGAAGCAGGGCCAGAAGGGCGGATCGCCGAAGCCCGGCACGGGCGGCTCAGGTGGGGCTTCGGGCAAGCAGCCCGGAACGGCGAACACCTGA
- a CDS encoding R3H domain-containing nucleic acid-binding protein translates to MTTTDPIESVAPERAAATVEQLEQEGDIAADYIEELLDIADIDGDLALDVRAGRAYVSIEAEDEASLALLSAPDTVQALQELTRIAVQSRTGRFSRLILDIGGSRDTRERQLAALVERAIARLDDGATQASLPAMSSYERKLVHDIVAERGFVSESYGEGADRHTVIRRG, encoded by the coding sequence ATGACCACCACCGACCCCATCGAATCCGTCGCCCCCGAGCGCGCTGCCGCGACGGTCGAGCAGCTCGAGCAGGAAGGCGACATCGCCGCCGACTACATCGAGGAGCTCCTCGACATCGCCGACATCGATGGCGACCTCGCTCTCGACGTCCGTGCCGGCCGCGCGTACGTGTCGATCGAAGCCGAGGACGAGGCGTCGCTTGCGCTCCTCTCGGCGCCCGACACCGTGCAGGCGCTGCAGGAGCTTACCCGCATCGCCGTGCAGAGCCGCACCGGACGCTTCTCGCGCCTGATCCTGGACATCGGCGGATCCCGCGACACCCGCGAGCGTCAGCTTGCTGCCCTTGTCGAGCGCGCCATCGCCCGCCTCGACGACGGCGCGACGCAGGCGTCCCTGCCGGCGATGTCGAGCTATGAGCGCAAGCTCGTGCATGACATCGTGGCCGAGCGAGGCTTCGTTTCGGAGTCGTACGGCGAGGGCGCCGACCGCCACACCGTCATTCGTCGCGGCTGA
- the rsmG gene encoding 16S rRNA (guanine(527)-N(7))-methyltransferase RsmG, translating to MADFEAEPAAAAEIFGDRIDQARRFTRALADEGEERGLIGPLEPPRLWTRHVLNSAVAAPLFSGRAADVGSGAGLPGLVLAIARPDVEWILIEPMERRVTWLNEQVAALGLANVEVLRARAEEWKRGPILDAATARAVSALRTLVPLTAPLVRDGGELILLKGAGAANEIEAAAKPLRKFGITDARVEIVGEGLLAEPTRVVRGTVRR from the coding sequence ATGGCCGACTTCGAAGCAGAGCCGGCGGCCGCCGCGGAGATATTCGGCGACCGCATCGACCAGGCACGTCGGTTCACGCGAGCCCTAGCCGACGAGGGAGAAGAACGCGGACTCATCGGCCCGCTCGAGCCCCCACGGCTGTGGACCCGCCATGTGCTCAACAGCGCGGTGGCGGCCCCGCTGTTCTCGGGCCGTGCCGCCGACGTGGGGTCCGGCGCCGGCTTGCCCGGCCTCGTGCTCGCGATCGCACGGCCGGACGTGGAGTGGATCCTGATCGAGCCCATGGAACGCCGGGTCACCTGGCTGAACGAGCAGGTGGCGGCCCTCGGGCTCGCAAACGTCGAGGTGCTGCGCGCTCGTGCCGAGGAGTGGAAGCGCGGTCCGATCCTGGATGCCGCGACCGCCCGCGCGGTGAGTGCCCTGCGCACTCTCGTCCCACTCACCGCTCCCCTGGTGCGCGACGGCGGCGAGCTGATCCTTCTCAAGGGCGCCGGGGCGGCGAACGAGATCGAGGCGGCAGCGAAGCCTCTGCGGAAGTTCGGGATCACCGATGCCCGGGTCGAGATCGTGGGGGAAGGTCTGCTCGCTGAGCCGACCCGCGTCGTGCGAGGCACCGTACGGCGATGA
- a CDS encoding ParA family protein yields the protein MKQPENTATAAPFSLDDTPLARELADLTARRRALEGVEITLSGRTRVLTVSNQKGGVGKTTTTVNVAAALASVGARVLVIDLDPQGNASTALGVPHTADIPSVYDVLIDEFPLADIVQTSPESPNLLCAPSTIHLAGAEIELVSQVAREHRLRTALDEYLANSGVRLDFVLIDCPPSLGLLTINAFAAAQELLIPIQCEYYALEGLSQLLGTVRMIQKHLNPRLHLSTIMLTMYDGRTRLAQQVAEEVRQHFPKEVLQTVIPRSVRVSEAPSFGQTVIAYDGQSAGAVAYREAAVEMIKRDTATESEVDS from the coding sequence GTGAAACAGCCCGAGAACACCGCGACCGCGGCCCCCTTCTCGCTCGATGACACCCCTCTTGCTCGCGAACTCGCCGACCTCACAGCGCGTCGACGGGCCCTCGAGGGCGTCGAGATCACGTTGAGCGGTCGTACCCGCGTACTCACCGTCTCCAACCAGAAGGGTGGCGTCGGAAAGACGACGACCACCGTCAACGTCGCAGCGGCCCTGGCTTCCGTAGGCGCGCGCGTCCTCGTGATCGATCTGGATCCGCAGGGCAACGCCTCGACGGCGCTCGGTGTCCCGCACACCGCTGACATTCCCTCGGTATACGACGTCCTGATCGACGAGTTCCCTCTGGCTGACATCGTCCAGACGAGCCCCGAATCACCGAACCTCCTGTGCGCGCCGAGCACGATCCACCTCGCCGGCGCCGAGATCGAACTCGTGTCGCAGGTTGCGCGCGAGCACCGTCTGCGAACCGCGCTCGACGAGTACCTCGCCAATTCCGGCGTGCGCCTCGACTTCGTGCTCATCGACTGCCCGCCGTCGCTCGGGCTCCTCACCATCAACGCCTTCGCCGCCGCGCAGGAGCTGCTCATCCCCATCCAATGCGAGTACTACGCACTGGAGGGCCTCAGCCAGCTGCTCGGCACGGTGCGGATGATCCAGAAGCACCTCAACCCGCGTCTTCACCTGTCGACGATCATGCTCACCATGTACGACGGCCGCACTCGACTGGCGCAGCAGGTGGCAGAGGAGGTGCGGCAGCACTTCCCGAAGGAGGTGCTCCAGACGGTGATTCCGCGATCGGTCCGGGTGTCCGAGGCGCCGAGCTTCGGCCAGACCGTCATCGCCTACGATGGGCAGTCGGCCGGAGCCGTGGCCTACCGTGAGGCGGCGGTCGAGATGATCAAACGCGACACAGCAACAGAAAGCGAAGTGGACTCCTGA
- a CDS encoding ParB/RepB/Spo0J family partition protein, which yields MAKRTGLGRGIGALIPTSEATESRPVDVLFPRGSAATATAVAEPEDPFDDDPAVEELVTVPGARLVHIDPHSIVPNPRQPRTHFDSEDLAELVHSVREFGVLQPVVVRDTGEGTFELIMGERRTRAAREAGLDSIPAVIRDTADEHLLRDALLENLHRSELNPLEEASAYQQLLEDFGITQEELASRIGRSRPQISNTIRLLKLPVPVQQRVAAGVLSAGHARAILSLETPEAMQRLADKIVNEDLSVRAAEAAAKGGDAGDRRTLRPKAGSRRDHLDEVAERLGDRLNTRVKISLTARKGQISIDFATIHDLNRILAELGDEGYAS from the coding sequence ATGGCCAAGAGAACCGGTCTGGGTAGAGGCATCGGAGCGCTCATCCCGACGAGCGAGGCGACAGAGTCGCGTCCCGTGGACGTGCTCTTCCCGCGCGGAAGTGCGGCGACGGCCACCGCCGTGGCCGAGCCCGAGGACCCCTTCGACGACGACCCTGCGGTCGAGGAGCTCGTCACCGTTCCCGGGGCCCGGCTCGTCCACATCGACCCGCACTCCATCGTCCCGAACCCGCGGCAGCCGCGGACGCATTTCGATTCGGAAGACCTCGCGGAGCTCGTGCACAGCGTGCGGGAGTTCGGCGTTCTCCAGCCGGTCGTCGTCCGCGACACGGGCGAGGGCACCTTCGAGCTCATCATGGGTGAGCGTCGCACCCGGGCCGCCCGCGAAGCGGGACTCGACTCCATCCCCGCGGTCATCCGCGACACCGCCGATGAGCATCTCCTGCGCGACGCGCTGCTCGAGAACCTGCACCGCAGCGAGCTGAACCCCCTCGAAGAGGCATCGGCGTACCAGCAGCTTCTCGAGGATTTCGGCATCACCCAGGAGGAGCTCGCCAGCCGGATCGGCCGGTCACGTCCGCAGATCAGCAACACGATCCGCCTGCTCAAGCTCCCCGTACCCGTGCAGCAGCGCGTCGCCGCCGGCGTGCTGAGCGCGGGTCACGCTCGCGCCATCCTGTCTCTCGAGACCCCGGAGGCGATGCAGCGCCTGGCCGACAAGATCGTGAACGAGGACCTCTCGGTGCGCGCTGCCGAGGCGGCCGCGAAGGGAGGGGATGCCGGGGACCGGCGTACGCTCAGGCCGAAGGCCGGCTCGCGCCGCGATCATCTCGACGAAGTGGCCGAGCGGCTCGGCGACCGCCTCAACACGCGGGTGAAGATCTCGCTCACGGCGAGAAAAGGCCAGATCAGTATAGATTTCGCCACGATCCATGATCTGAACCGGATCCTGGCTGAGCTCGGCGACGAAGGCTACGCGTCGTAG
- a CDS encoding sigma-70 family RNA polymerase sigma factor — MTSDDDHARRAAEAVWRAESARIVAALTRHTGDFPWAEDLAQEALLEALASWPRSGIPDNPGAWLLTVAKRRAIDGWRRRERLEQRMDVLGHEVVLSEREDPVESTGDPDRIDDDVLRLVFVACHPLLAPAARLTLTLRTVAGLTTEQIARVMLLTVPAVQQRIVRAKRALAAADVPFEIPDRSERPARLASVLQVIYLLFTEGYAPTDGVHPVRPAVAREAVRLARQLAALAPGEPEIYALTALMEFQSSRFAARSDAEGLPLTLAEQDRSRWDRSAIARGREALATAASFDRGLGYYGLQAAVAECHAVARSVDDTDWSRIVALYDALVTLSPTPVVRLNRAVGVSMRDGPQAALALVDELGPELAEFRPYHGVRGELLERMGETDAAASAFLLAASLAGNDAEAEVLRRRAAGVGGSVRYDA; from the coding sequence GTGACATCCGACGACGACCACGCGCGCCGCGCCGCCGAGGCTGTCTGGCGAGCCGAGTCGGCGCGCATCGTCGCCGCTCTGACCCGTCACACCGGCGACTTCCCGTGGGCCGAGGACCTCGCGCAGGAGGCGCTGCTCGAAGCCCTCGCCTCGTGGCCGCGCTCCGGCATCCCCGACAATCCGGGCGCGTGGCTGCTGACGGTGGCCAAGCGGCGTGCGATCGACGGGTGGCGGCGGAGGGAGCGGCTGGAGCAGCGCATGGACGTGCTCGGACACGAGGTCGTGCTCTCCGAACGTGAGGATCCGGTCGAGTCGACGGGTGACCCCGACCGCATAGACGATGACGTCCTCCGCCTCGTCTTCGTCGCGTGCCATCCCCTGCTCGCGCCGGCGGCGCGACTCACCCTGACGCTGCGGACGGTGGCGGGGCTCACGACCGAGCAGATCGCCCGGGTCATGCTGCTCACGGTCCCGGCGGTGCAGCAGCGGATCGTCCGTGCGAAGCGCGCACTCGCGGCGGCCGATGTGCCGTTCGAGATACCGGACCGGTCCGAGCGTCCCGCACGTCTGGCATCGGTGCTGCAGGTCATCTACCTGCTCTTCACCGAGGGGTATGCGCCCACCGACGGAGTCCACCCGGTGCGCCCCGCGGTGGCGCGGGAGGCGGTCCGCCTCGCGCGACAGCTCGCGGCGCTCGCTCCTGGCGAGCCCGAGATCTACGCCCTGACGGCGCTCATGGAGTTCCAGTCGTCGCGCTTCGCCGCGCGAAGCGATGCAGAGGGCCTGCCTCTGACCCTGGCCGAGCAGGACCGCTCCCGGTGGGACCGGTCGGCCATCGCCCGCGGACGAGAGGCGCTCGCCACGGCCGCGTCATTCGACCGTGGCCTCGGCTACTACGGACTCCAGGCCGCCGTCGCGGAATGCCATGCCGTGGCCAGAAGCGTCGACGACACCGATTGGAGCAGGATCGTCGCACTCTACGACGCGCTGGTAACCCTGTCGCCCACGCCGGTGGTGCGCCTCAACCGGGCCGTCGGCGTGTCGATGCGCGATGGACCGCAGGCCGCTCTGGCTCTCGTCGACGAGCTGGGGCCGGAGCTGGCGGAGTTCCGCCCGTACCACGGCGTGCGCGGCGAGCTGCTCGAGCGCATGGGAGAGACGGATGCCGCGGCCTCGGCGTTCCTGCTTGCGGCTTCGCTGGCCGGAAACGACGCCGAGGCCGAGGTGCTCCGTCGCCGAGCGGCCGGGGTGGGCGGCTCCGTCCGCTACGACGCGTAG
- a CDS encoding tryptophan synthase subunit alpha, with amino-acid sequence MATHDDTPRRRASLELLRAEAADELAVLVHERLRAGEDPWDFMEDLPSVDELVVFTLRAENIAADGGARPNAARHYRVLRQIALDYPPLTRAVWRLLGDANTHRRWDAVVRADAS; translated from the coding sequence ATGGCGACGCACGACGACACCCCGCGCCGGCGGGCGAGTCTCGAGCTGCTGCGCGCCGAGGCGGCCGATGAACTGGCAGTCCTGGTACACGAGCGGCTGCGTGCAGGCGAAGACCCATGGGACTTCATGGAGGACCTGCCGTCGGTCGACGAGCTCGTCGTCTTCACCCTGCGCGCCGAGAACATCGCCGCCGACGGTGGCGCCCGTCCGAACGCCGCGCGACACTATCGCGTGCTGCGCCAGATCGCTCTGGACTACCCGCCGCTCACGCGCGCGGTGTGGCGCCTGCTCGGCGACGCCAACACGCACCGCCGCTGGGATGCGGTGGTGCGTGCCGACGCGTCGTAG